Proteins encoded within one genomic window of Pigmentiphaga sp. H8:
- a CDS encoding SDR family oxidoreductase has protein sequence MDLQIRGRKAIVCASTRGLGRACATSLAREGVHVVINGRSPDTAAAAARELAAETGGVVRAVAADINTDAGRAALVSACPDADILVTNNEGPAPGRFVDWEREDYLRAIEANMLAPALLIRAVLPGMRARGFGRIVNITSAMVKSPSPAMGLSTSARTGLTALCKAISREVVADNVTINNLLPERFDTDRQRFMAERMVREQGLSYEDARQRIVDTIAAGRLGQPREFGDACAFLCSAQAGYLSGQNLQLDGGSYRGVF, from the coding sequence ATGGATCTGCAGATTCGCGGCCGCAAGGCCATCGTGTGCGCGTCCACCCGCGGGCTGGGACGGGCCTGCGCCACCTCGCTGGCACGCGAGGGCGTGCATGTCGTGATCAACGGGCGCTCGCCGGACACGGCCGCCGCGGCCGCCCGGGAACTGGCCGCCGAGACCGGCGGCGTCGTGCGCGCGGTCGCGGCGGACATCAATACCGACGCGGGCCGCGCGGCGCTGGTGTCGGCGTGCCCGGACGCCGACATCCTGGTGACGAACAACGAGGGGCCGGCGCCCGGGCGCTTCGTCGATTGGGAACGCGAAGACTACCTGCGGGCGATCGAGGCCAACATGCTGGCGCCCGCCCTGTTGATACGGGCGGTGTTGCCCGGCATGCGGGCCAGGGGGTTCGGCCGCATCGTCAACATCACCTCCGCCATGGTGAAGTCGCCCAGCCCGGCCATGGGCTTGTCGACGTCCGCGCGCACCGGCCTGACGGCGCTGTGCAAGGCCATCTCGCGCGAAGTGGTCGCCGACAACGTCACCATCAACAACCTGCTGCCCGAGCGCTTCGACACCGACCGCCAGCGCTTCATGGCCGAGCGCATGGTGCGCGAGCAAGGCCTGAGCTATGAGGACGCGAGGCAGCGCATCGTCGATACCATCGCGGCCGGCAGGTTGGGGCAGCCGCGGGAGTTCGGCGATGCCTGCGCCTTCCTGTGCAGCGCGCAGGCGGGCTATCTGTCGGGGCAGAACCTGCAACTGGATGGAGGATCGTATCGCGGCGTGTTCTGA